A genomic region of Metopolophium dirhodum isolate CAU chromosome 1, ASM1992520v1, whole genome shotgun sequence contains the following coding sequences:
- the LOC132935856 gene encoding inactive hydroxysteroid dehydrogenase-like protein 1, with translation MPDRTPLSVKYGKWAVVTGSTDGIGKEYAKELAKRGLNIVLISRTIEKLNKIATEIVQEFNVEVKVIQADFSKGQIVFDHITKELDDIEIGILINNVGMQYLYPMYMTEVPESTVWDLVNVNVGATTHMTKLVLPGMQKRKRGAIVNVSSSAELQPMPLLAVYAATKSYIKSFTEALRIEYEEDNITVQHLFPLFVNTKMNAFSYRLQETTLFVPDAKTYATNAVNTLGMVNHSTGYWAHGIQHFFMRLPPVWIRTLVGEFMTHSFRSDYFSKKGLKVE, from the exons ATGCCCGACCGGACTCCACTGAGTGTCAAGTACGGCAAATGGGCAG TGGTCACTGGTTCTACAGACGGCATTGGGAAAGAATACGCCAAGGAATTAGCCAAGAGAGGTCTTAACATCGTATTGATTAGTAGGACAATCGAGAAATTGAATAAGATTGCTACAGAAATAG TACAAGAGTTTAACGTCGAAGTGAAGGTTATACAAGCTGATTTCAGTAAAGGGCAGATCGTGTTCGATCATATCACCAAAGAATTAGATGACATTGAAATCGGAATACTGA TAAACAACGTGGGCATGCAATACTTGTATCCAATGTACATGACTGAAGTACCGGAATCTACTGTATGGGACTTGGTGAACGTTAACGTTGGTGCTACCACACATATGACAAAACTCGTTTTGCCAGGAATGCAAAAGCGGAAACGAGGAGCGATCGTAAACGTGTCATCTAGTGCTGAATTGCAGCCCATGCCACTGTTGGCTGTTTACGCAGCAACCAAG TCATACATAAAAAGCTTTACAGAAGCACTTCGCATTGAGTACGAAGAAGACAATATTACTGTTCAACATCTTTTCCCGTTATTCGTCAACACAAAAATGAATGCTTTCAGCTACAGATTACAAGAGACGACTCTATTCGTACCCGATGCAAAGACGTATGCCACGAATGCCGTGAACACGCTGGGTATGGTTAACCACTCGACTGGTTACTGGGCCCACGGTATTCAG CATTTTTTTATGAGACTGCCACCAGTATGGATAAGAACTTTGGTTGGAGAATTTATGACTCATTCCTTTAGAAGCgactatttttctaaaaaaggtttaaaagtagaataa